The stretch of DNA GACTCTGGCTCTGGTTCAGGCGTCGACTCTGGCTCAGATTCCAGCTCTGATTCATCATCCAGCGCAGAAAGATCGCTGATCTGCGGGTCGCCCTGCCAGACGGCCGGCTCATCAGATTCATAGTCATCATCAGCCGCCACATCAGGCTGCAACGACTCGTCCTCATGCTCTTTCACGGCTTGCTCTTCTTCAATAAACTGCTCATCTGACGCGCTCTCCTCTGCCGCAGGATTCTCCTCCGCCCATTCTTCTTCGACAACGGCTGACACCTCGGGTTCAACGCGCACCTCGCGCACCGGTGAGACATCGTCGTCCAGCCATTCATCATCATAGGCATCATCCCAGCTGGCGGCGGGAGCACTGGGAACGGAGGCCGGCGGTGGTGGCGCGGGGGACGGAGGTGGTCTACGTCCCCAAGCCTGGGGACGTAGACCACCTCCGTCCCCCGCGTCACCACCTCCGTCCCCCGCGTCACCGCCCGCTCCCCGCGCCAAGCCCCTGGCCCGCGCGAAGGTTTCTGTTGTGCGGGCAGGAAATACTTTTTTGGGCGCTGCAGCGGCCTGCTCGCTGGGCAGGCCGTGTTGTTTCATGACCTCGGCAAAGGAGCGCTCGACGACGCGGGCACCACCGCTGGGCAGCTCACGCAGCTCCAGCTCTTCCAGATCGTATTCGGGAATGTTTTTGTCCAATGCTACTTTGATTTTGTTTTTGCGGCGGCGCATGGCGACGTAAATGCCGCGCAGCACAACGACGACAATCGCCAGTATCAGAAGGAGAATCAGAAATTCCCGTAGCATCATTGTTTTAAGTTATCCTTCTTGCTCACATCGCCGCCAACTCGGCCGCTTCTTCTATATCTACCGCCACGATGCGGCTCACGCCGGGCTCATGCATGGTCACACCCAGCAGCTGGTTGGCCACTTCCATCGTCAGTTTATTGTGCGTAATAAAGATGAACTGTACCGTGTCGGACATCTCTTTGACCAGCCGGCTGTAGCGGCCGGTATTGGCGTCGTCCAGCGGCGCGTCGACCTCGTCCAGCATACAGAAGGGCGAGGGATTGAGCCGGAAAATAGAGAACACCAGAGCGATGGCAGTCATGGCCTTTTCGCCGCCGGACAGCAGGTGGATGGTGCTGTTGCGCTTGCCGGGCGGGCGAGCCATGATGGCGACGCCGGTGTCGAGCAGGTCTTCGCCGGTCATATCCAGATAGGCGTGCCCACCGCCAAACACCTTGGGGAACAGCTCCTGCAGGCCGGCGTTGATTTTGTCGAAGGTTTCCTTGAAGCGGGTGCGCGTTTCGCGATCGATCTTGCGGATGGCGTTTTCCAGCGTCACCAAAGCCTTTTCCAGGTCCTCATTTTGGGCATCCAGGTACACTTTACGTTCGGACTGCTGCTGATATTCCTCGATCGCGGCCAGGTTAATGGCGCCCAAGCGCTGAATGCGCTGACCGATGGCCTGTAATTCCTGCTCACATTCGTCTGCAGTTAACTCGTCGGGCAACTGTGCCAACACGGTTTGCAGGTCATAGCGCGCCTCGCGCAGCTGTTCCGCCAGGGCTTCGCGCTTGACCAGATCACCTTCTGTTTTCAGGCGATTTTCCATCAGTTTTTCACGCAGACCGGCGGCCTGACGTTCAAAGCCGGCGCGCTGTTGCTCCAGAGCGCGCAGCTGATGTTCGTTTTCATCGGCGGCGGCCTTGGCGGCAGTCATCTGCTCTTCCACTGCCACGCGTTTTTGCAGCAGCAGCTCCAGTTCCTCGCGCTTGCTTTCCAGCGGCATATCGGACTCGGCGAGCTGCCTCTCTATCGATTCGATGCGTTCACGAGCGCGCTGCACCTGGGTGCTCATGCGCGCCATGGTGTCTTTGACCGAGGTAATCTGGGTCTGCAACAGCTGCGCGCGCATGCTGATCTGGTGGTGATGATCCTTGTCGTGGCGCGCTTTCTGGCGCACCTGATCCAGGGTCTGGCGCAGCTCATCACGCTGCTGCAGCAGTTGCTCGCGCCGCTCAACATCCTGCTCCATGGTGTCCAGCGCCAGTTGCAGACGTTCGCGCGACTGAGTGATGTTGTCCTGCTCGAATTCCAGTTGCTTCTGCAGCTCTTCCAGCTCATGCTGCAGGCGATTGCGACGCTGATTGGCCTGCTCTTCTTTCATGATTTTGGCGCTGAGGCGTGATTTCAGGTCGCTGTGCTCACGGCTCATCTGGGCGATGCGGCGCTGTACATCGTCGCGGCGTGATTCCAGGTCACGCAGGCTGTCACGGCTTTGCTGCTGCTGATCGACCAGCTCATCCACGCGCATCTGCAGCTCATCCATCTGCTCCTGCAGGCGGGTCATTTCACCCTTGCGAGCCAGCATGCCCTCGGCGGCATCGACGGATTTTCGCACGCGCAGCCAGTTTGGCCCCAGCCACAGGCCGTCGCGGGTGACGACTGACTCATGGGTCAGCAGGTCTGGGCGCAAGGCCATGGCCTGTTCCAGCGAGTCAGCGGCAAAGATGTTGCCCAGCAGTGGCGCCATGTCCACGGTGCTGGTGATCTTTGAGCTCAGCAGCGGCGCGTCGACGACTGCACCGGGGACGGAGGCGGTCTCCGTCCCCCGCGTCACCAAGGTGACGTTGGGGACAGAGACCGCCTCCGTCCCCCGCGCCAGATCATCCACACAAACCGCCTGCAGGGTATCGCCCAGCACCGCCTCTACAGCCTGCTCCCAGCCCTCGGCCACCTGAATCTTTTC from Pseudohongiella spirulinae encodes:
- the smc gene encoding chromosome segregation protein SMC, encoding MRLKSIKLAGFKSFVDPTTVNFPSNLCAVVGPNGCGKSNIIDAVRWVMGESSAKNLRGENMTDVIFNGSGGRKPVGQASIELIFDNSDNRIQGEYAKFSEISIKRKVTRDGQNIYMLNGAKCRRRDITDIFLGTGLGPRSYSIIEQGMVSRLIESKPEELRIFIEEAAGISKYKERRRDTENRIKRTRENLERLTDIREELERQLQHLHRQAQAAEKYKEYKSQERDLNAQYNALRWRALNTEVESKQAVIRDLELQIEAVITDQRALDAQHEQLLLNQTERNDALSEVQGRYYSIGGDIARIEQSIEHHIERMKQLRADLEDNRRSFSQSQSDMDVDVQKLENLQGELDALTPELEMAEHTAEESAIQLEEAEERMQQWQHEWDGFSQRSEEPRQTAEVEQSRIQQLEKIVERGIERRARLKEERATLGENPEQDAIEELSMQLTQMEDDLEAQQAQSSDMAEGINQERSRGQQLSAELDQARSDLQRGKGQFASLEALQQAALGQKDNKLNAWLTERGLADNARLGEKIQVAEGWEQAVEAVLGDTLQAVCVDDLARGTEAVSVPNVTLVTRGTETASVPGAVVDAPLLSSKITSTVDMAPLLGNIFAADSLEQAMALRPDLLTHESVVTRDGLWLGPNWLRVRKSVDAAEGMLARKGEMTRLQEQMDELQMRVDELVDQQQQSRDSLRDLESRRDDVQRRIAQMSREHSDLKSRLSAKIMKEEQANQRRNRLQHELEELQKQLEFEQDNITQSRERLQLALDTMEQDVERREQLLQQRDELRQTLDQVRQKARHDKDHHHQISMRAQLLQTQITSVKDTMARMSTQVQRARERIESIERQLAESDMPLESKREELELLLQKRVAVEEQMTAAKAAADENEHQLRALEQQRAGFERQAAGLREKLMENRLKTEGDLVKREALAEQLREARYDLQTVLAQLPDELTADECEQELQAIGQRIQRLGAINLAAIEEYQQQSERKVYLDAQNEDLEKALVTLENAIRKIDRETRTRFKETFDKINAGLQELFPKVFGGGHAYLDMTGEDLLDTGVAIMARPPGKRNSTIHLLSGGEKAMTAIALVFSIFRLNPSPFCMLDEVDAPLDDANTGRYSRLVKEMSDTVQFIFITHNKLTMEVANQLLGVTMHEPGVSRIVAVDIEEAAELAAM